In Saccharicrinis fermentans DSM 9555 = JCM 21142, a genomic segment contains:
- a CDS encoding tyrosine-type recombinase/integrase: MQSNKSVKVELEQLRIYFKQYRPSKYLFEGFKKGKKYSATSFRKIVSRAALSVGINKGVSPHVLRHCFATHMLERGINLKRLQLLMGHSSLKTTSGYLHLAHPYLGEVPNLLIPIKQAQP; the protein is encoded by the coding sequence ATTCAAAGCAATAAATCTGTTAAAGTAGAATTAGAACAACTCAGAATTTATTTTAAACAGTATCGTCCTTCGAAGTATCTTTTTGAGGGCTTTAAAAAAGGGAAGAAATATTCCGCAACAAGTTTTCGTAAGATAGTATCACGTGCTGCCTTATCAGTAGGTATAAATAAAGGCGTATCGCCTCATGTGTTACGACATTGTTTTGCTACTCATATGCTTGAAAGAGGTATCAATTTGAAACGGTTGCAGTTACTGATGGGACACAGTTCACTAAAAACAACCTCAGGTTATCTTCATTTGGCTCACCCTTACCTTGGCGAAGTTCCCAATTTGTTAATTCCAATAAAACAGGCACAGCCATGA
- a CDS encoding IS91 family transposase: MRHTENSKQKIEVADVVRSCQDDIATKLRLNKEQQKAIEAITRCRTSEAGGHIAYCNNSSCSYSQLSYNSCRNRHCPKCQYLKQQQWVNKLTSRLMPGRYFHIVFTIPRELHPLFYINQQACYDLLFRSASQALQNAGRNPSFLGADVGALCVLHTWGQTLMYHPHIHMLVPAGGLSTDGMEWVASPKKFFVPVKALSGMFRGILVKQLEKLLIKEKLRLPKEFEGAQMLKSELYSKRWNVYCKKAFGGINSVLQYLGRYTHRVAISNNRLTSLSDKQVSFTYKDYRQNSKQKQMTLNQLEFVRRFIHHVLPSGFFKIRYVGILATVHIHGKREQVIALVGENMWLSNLEGLTSYEVLRALIGKDPCICPKCNKGIMVRTRILHQLE; this comes from the coding sequence ATGAGACACACCGAAAATAGTAAACAGAAAATAGAAGTGGCCGATGTTGTGAGGAGCTGTCAAGATGATATTGCTACCAAGTTAAGGTTGAACAAAGAACAACAAAAAGCTATTGAAGCTATAACAAGGTGCCGTACATCAGAAGCAGGCGGTCATATTGCGTATTGTAATAACAGCAGCTGTAGTTACAGTCAACTGTCCTATAACTCTTGTCGCAATAGACATTGCCCCAAGTGTCAGTATTTAAAGCAGCAGCAATGGGTCAATAAGCTCACTAGTCGATTAATGCCCGGACGCTACTTTCATATTGTATTTACCATACCAAGGGAGCTACATCCATTGTTTTACATCAACCAACAAGCATGTTATGACTTACTGTTTCGTTCTGCCTCCCAAGCTTTACAAAATGCAGGACGCAATCCTTCATTTTTAGGTGCTGATGTTGGAGCACTATGTGTACTGCATACCTGGGGGCAAACATTAATGTATCATCCCCATATTCATATGCTGGTTCCCGCTGGCGGCCTGTCTACGGATGGAATGGAATGGGTTGCTTCGCCCAAGAAGTTCTTTGTGCCCGTAAAGGCATTGTCTGGCATGTTTAGAGGTATACTAGTTAAGCAACTCGAAAAACTACTGATCAAGGAAAAACTGAGGTTACCTAAGGAGTTTGAAGGAGCTCAAATGTTGAAATCAGAACTGTACAGTAAACGATGGAATGTATACTGTAAAAAGGCGTTTGGGGGTATCAACAGTGTATTACAATACTTGGGCAGATACACCCATCGGGTAGCTATATCTAATAATAGGCTAACATCTTTATCGGACAAGCAAGTGAGCTTTACCTATAAAGATTACAGACAAAATAGCAAGCAAAAACAAATGACCTTAAATCAACTTGAATTTGTGAGGCGTTTTATACATCACGTCTTACCTAGCGGATTCTTTAAAATCAGATATGTTGGCATACTTGCAACGGTACATATACATGGTAAACGAGAACAGGTAATTGCACTAGTGGGTGAAAATATGTGGTTGTCAAACCTCGAAGGCCTTACCTCATATGAAGTGTTAAGAGCATTAATAGGAAAGGATCCTTGCATATGCCCCAAATGCAATAAAGGCATAATGGTTCGCACAAGGATATTGCACCAACTAGAATGA
- a CDS encoding tyrosine-type recombinase/integrase codes for MDILGNKWDGIKIKRPRVAKKLPTVLSQSDAYRLVTSSYNVKHRTLMMLTYATGMRCEEALSLLPEQIDSARLVVRIKGKGNKSREVPLPEDILVLL; via the coding sequence GTGGATATACTTGGGAACAAGTGGGATGGCATTAAGATAAAGCGTCCAAGAGTAGCGAAGAAACTACCCACGGTTTTGTCTCAGTCAGATGCCTATCGTTTGGTGACAAGTTCATATAATGTCAAACATCGTACATTAATGATGTTGACTTATGCAACGGGCATGCGGTGCGAAGAAGCTCTAAGTTTGTTGCCTGAGCAAATAGATTCGGCACGTTTGGTTGTACGCATAAAGGGCAAGGGTAATAAAAGCCGAGAAGTACCACTTCCAGAGGATATATTAGTTCTACTTTAA